The proteins below come from a single Ruegeria sp. SCSIO 43209 genomic window:
- a CDS encoding formate dehydrogenase subunit alpha: MLRKKTNGVARRPQRTSILSQVGEKTVDRRAFLRGSGLTIGGLAAISATGGTVTPASAQTAANTAVENIKSVCTHCSVGCTVVAEVQNGVWIGQEPGWDSPFNLGAHCAKGASVREHAHGERRLKYPMKKEGGEWKRISWEEAINEIGDGMMSIREESGPDSVYWLGSAKHNNEQAYLFRKFAAYWGTNNVDHQARICHSTTVAGVANTWGYGAMTNSYNDMHNSRAIFIIGGNPAEAHPVSLLHILRAKEQNNAPLIVCDPRFTRTAAHADEYVRFRPGTDVALIWGILWHIFDNGWEDKEFIRTRVWGMDQIREEVAKWNPDEVERVTGTPGSQLRRVARTMVNNRPGTVVWCMGGTQHTNGNNNTRAYCVLQLALGNMGTSGGGTNIFRGHDNVQGATDLGVLSHTLPGYYGLSKGAWGHWARVWGEEPEWLAGQFATIKDKEGKDKPLQNERGIPVSRWIDGVLEDPANMDQDNNVRAMVLWGHAPNSQTRMTEMKTAMEKLDMLVVIDPYPTVSAVLHDRTDGVYLLPACTQFETRGSVTASNRSLQWRDRVVEPLFESLPDEVIMAKFANKFGWADRFFRNIEMEDPETPNVESITREFNSGLWTIGYTGQSPERLKSHMANQHTFDRTTLQAIGGPNDGEYYGLPWPCWGTAEMGHTGTPNLYDMSKPVAEGGLTFRARFGVERDGDNLLAEGVYSVGSEIQDGYPEFTMQMLMDLGWDGDLTAEERAAIDAVAGPETNWKTDLSGGIQRVAIAHGCAPFGNAKARAVVWTFPDPIPLHREPLYTNRRDLVEDYPTYDDRQAYRLPTLYASIQKNDFSKDYPIILTSGRLVEYEGGGDETRSNPWLAELQQDMFVEINPRDANNLGIRDGSQVWVEGPEGGKVKVMAMLTNRVGAGVAFMPFHFGGHFQGEDQRHKYPAGADPYVLGESTNTAQTYGYDSVTQMQETKATLCKIWSA; this comes from the coding sequence ATGCTTAGGAAAAAGACCAACGGGGTTGCGAGACGCCCCCAGCGGACAAGTATCCTGTCCCAGGTCGGCGAGAAAACCGTCGATCGCCGCGCATTCTTGCGTGGCTCGGGCCTGACGATCGGCGGCCTTGCCGCGATCAGCGCCACGGGTGGAACCGTGACGCCCGCCAGTGCCCAGACAGCGGCAAACACCGCCGTTGAGAATATCAAATCCGTATGCACTCACTGCTCGGTCGGCTGCACGGTCGTTGCCGAGGTACAGAACGGAGTCTGGATCGGGCAGGAACCCGGCTGGGATAGCCCATTCAATCTGGGTGCACACTGCGCCAAGGGGGCCTCGGTGCGCGAGCACGCCCATGGCGAGCGCCGCCTGAAATATCCGATGAAAAAGGAAGGTGGCGAGTGGAAGCGCATCAGCTGGGAAGAGGCGATCAACGAGATCGGCGATGGCATGATGAGCATCCGCGAAGAATCCGGGCCGGACAGCGTGTACTGGCTGGGGTCTGCGAAGCACAATAACGAACAGGCCTATCTGTTCCGCAAGTTCGCCGCCTATTGGGGCACGAACAACGTGGACCATCAGGCCCGTATCTGCCACTCGACCACTGTCGCGGGTGTTGCGAATACATGGGGCTACGGCGCCATGACCAATTCGTACAACGACATGCACAACAGCCGGGCCATCTTCATCATCGGTGGTAACCCGGCCGAGGCGCACCCCGTCTCGCTGCTGCATATCCTGCGTGCGAAAGAGCAGAACAATGCGCCTTTAATCGTCTGTGACCCGCGCTTTACGCGCACCGCGGCCCATGCGGATGAATATGTCCGCTTCCGCCCCGGTACCGACGTCGCTCTGATCTGGGGTATCCTGTGGCATATCTTCGACAACGGCTGGGAGGACAAAGAGTTCATCCGCACCCGTGTCTGGGGGATGGACCAAATCCGGGAAGAGGTTGCCAAGTGGAACCCGGATGAGGTTGAGCGCGTCACCGGTACGCCCGGCTCGCAGCTGCGCCGCGTCGCACGGACCATGGTGAACAACCGCCCCGGTACCGTTGTATGGTGCATGGGTGGTACGCAGCACACCAACGGCAACAACAACACTCGCGCCTACTGCGTGCTTCAGCTTGCGCTTGGCAACATGGGCACCTCAGGTGGTGGCACCAACATCTTCCGCGGCCATGACAACGTGCAAGGCGCGACAGACCTTGGTGTTCTGTCCCATACCCTGCCCGGCTACTATGGCTTGTCAAAAGGCGCATGGGGTCACTGGGCCCGTGTCTGGGGTGAAGAGCCCGAGTGGCTTGCAGGCCAGTTCGCCACGATCAAGGATAAGGAAGGCAAGGATAAACCGCTGCAGAATGAGCGCGGCATCCCGGTTTCCCGCTGGATCGACGGTGTTCTCGAAGACCCAGCTAACATGGATCAGGATAACAACGTCCGCGCCATGGTTCTGTGGGGCCACGCGCCCAACTCGCAGACCCGGATGACGGAAATGAAGACGGCGATGGAGAAGCTGGACATGCTGGTCGTGATCGACCCGTATCCCACCGTCTCGGCCGTGCTGCATGACCGCACCGATGGCGTCTATCTGCTGCCCGCCTGTACGCAGTTCGAAACCCGTGGCTCGGTCACGGCCTCGAACCGATCGCTGCAGTGGCGGGACCGCGTGGTCGAACCTCTGTTCGAAAGCCTGCCGGACGAGGTCATCATGGCCAAGTTCGCCAACAAGTTCGGCTGGGCGGATCGGTTCTTCCGCAATATCGAGATGGAAGATCCCGAAACCCCGAATGTTGAAAGCATCACGCGTGAGTTCAACAGCGGCCTTTGGACAATTGGCTATACCGGTCAGTCGCCGGAACGTCTGAAAAGCCATATGGCCAACCAGCACACGTTCGACAGAACCACGCTGCAAGCCATTGGTGGCCCCAACGACGGCGAGTATTACGGTCTGCCCTGGCCTTGCTGGGGAACGGCTGAGATGGGTCATACGGGGACACCAAACCTGTATGATATGTCCAAACCGGTGGCCGAAGGCGGCCTGACCTTCCGCGCCCGTTTCGGCGTGGAACGGGATGGTGACAACCTGCTGGCCGAAGGGGTCTATAGTGTTGGGTCGGAAATTCAGGATGGTTATCCGGAATTCACGATGCAGATGCTGATGGACCTTGGCTGGGACGGTGACCTGACGGCTGAGGAACGTGCGGCCATCGACGCCGTTGCGGGACCAGAGACCAACTGGAAAACCGACCTTAGCGGCGGTATCCAGCGGGTCGCGATTGCCCATGGCTGTGCGCCCTTCGGGAACGCAAAGGCACGCGCGGTCGTATGGACCTTCCCGGATCCGATCCCACTGCACCGCGAGCCACTCTATACAAACCGGCGCGATCTGGTGGAGGACTATCCAACCTACGATGACCGTCAGGCCTATCGTCTACCTACCCTTTATGCGTCGATCCAAAAGAACGACTTTTCAAAGGATTACCCGATAATCCTCACGTCTGGTCGTCTGGTCGAGTATGAGGGTGGCGGCGATGAGACGCGGTCGAACCCGTGGCTGGCTGAGCTCCAGCAAGACATGTTCGTCGAGATCAATCCGCGCGATGCCAACAACCTTGGTATTCGGGACGGATCACAGGTCTGGGTCGAAGGTCCTGAGGGCGGCAAGGTCAAGGTGATGGCGATGCTGACTAACAGAGTCGGCGCCGGTGTCGCCTTCATGCCCTTCCACTTTGGCGGCCATTTCCAGGGCGAAGACCAGCGGCACAAGTATCCTGCCGGTGCAGACCCCTATGTGCTGGGTGAAAGTACCAACACCGCCCAGACCTATGGCTATGATTCAGTGACCCAGATGCAAGAGACCAAAGCGACTCTCTGCAAAATCTGGTCAGCGTAA
- a CDS encoding DUF3305 domain-containing protein, with translation MAKAASRTEMTIGVVVRRTPGVTRWARWNWRAVAVLPGAGPADWQELRREGEAIEYHAATLPLTLWADETEAYMVNLSDGQPSLYLVLRDELKGETPLNAVLITASPFEGQDYADTGEEIVEKIPMTEGLIAWLRDFTLQHHQDEVFIKRKRDKKRTDLVEDGKGDARIRQDSDVYRAPRRVLQ, from the coding sequence GTGGCCAAGGCCGCAAGCCGGACTGAAATGACAATTGGCGTCGTCGTGCGCAGAACACCCGGGGTGACACGCTGGGCGCGTTGGAACTGGCGCGCGGTCGCTGTTTTGCCAGGTGCAGGGCCTGCCGACTGGCAAGAGTTGCGACGTGAAGGTGAGGCCATCGAATACCATGCAGCCACCCTGCCCCTCACGCTCTGGGCCGATGAAACCGAAGCCTACATGGTCAACCTGTCGGACGGTCAACCTTCGCTGTACCTGGTTTTGCGGGATGAGCTGAAAGGCGAAACACCCCTGAATGCCGTATTGATCACCGCCTCACCGTTCGAGGGGCAGGATTATGCGGATACCGGCGAAGAGATCGTTGAGAAGATTCCGATGACCGAAGGGTTGATTGCATGGCTCCGCGATTTCACCCTGCAGCATCATCAGGACGAGGTGTTCATAAAACGTAAACGGGACAAGAAACGCACCGATCTGGTGGAAGACGGCAAGGGCGATGCACGAATCCGGCAGGATTCAGATGTCTACCGGGCTCCGCGTCGGGTGCTGCAATGA
- a CDS encoding ubiquinol-cytochrome c reductase iron-sulfur subunit N-terminal domain-containing protein, whose amino-acid sequence MSKTKEEGATRRDFLKLAGTAAPAAVAAASLSGKAEAAELPTDETRMQDTAHTRAYLDSARF is encoded by the coding sequence ATGAGCAAGACCAAGGAAGAAGGCGCAACCCGCCGCGACTTCCTGAAACTGGCCGGAACCGCAGCGCCCGCTGCTGTAGCCGCCGCCAGCCTGTCTGGGAAAGCCGAAGCAGCCGAACTGCCGACGGACGAAACCCGGATGCAGGACACCGCGCATACGCGCGCATACCTCGACAGCGCCCGGTTCTGA
- a CDS encoding DUF3306 domain-containing protein yields the protein MTQARDFWSRRKAAVQAETEAEALAAEEQIITTRQAELEEKSDAEILAEFDLPDPDTLEAGDDVSGFMAKAVPDRLRRRALRRLWRLNPVLANVDGLVDYGEDYTDAACVIENIQTAYQVGKGMLAHVEALAAEAEMSEAETEADMPEAIESDAEPINAVEPEPEAPQMAEMEEPEEIELPPAPRRMKFEFEG from the coding sequence ATGACCCAGGCCCGCGATTTCTGGTCCCGCCGCAAGGCCGCCGTTCAGGCCGAGACCGAAGCAGAAGCTCTGGCCGCAGAGGAACAGATCATCACAACGCGGCAAGCTGAGCTGGAGGAAAAAAGCGACGCTGAAATTCTGGCCGAGTTTGATCTGCCCGATCCCGATACACTGGAAGCCGGCGATGATGTCTCGGGCTTCATGGCCAAAGCTGTACCTGACCGTCTGCGCCGCCGCGCCTTGCGGCGCCTATGGCGGTTGAATCCTGTTCTGGCCAATGTCGACGGGCTGGTCGATTACGGCGAGGATTATACCGATGCGGCTTGCGTGATTGAGAACATCCAGACCGCGTATCAGGTTGGCAAAGGTATGTTGGCGCATGTCGAAGCGCTCGCTGCCGAGGCAGAAATGTCCGAAGCAGAAACGGAAGCTGACATGCCCGAGGCGATCGAGTCAGATGCAGAACCGATCAACGCCGTCGAACCTGAACCGGAAGCCCCACAGATGGCTGAAATGGAAGAGCCAGAGGAGATCGAACTCCCCCCTGCTCCACGCCGTATGAAATTCGAATTCGAAGGATAA
- a CDS encoding molecular chaperone — protein MTADNAQTLDISTEDRLRADFYNFLGLLLAGPPDQLLLDQMAGLSGDDSDLGQAIRAMARVAKVTKPAAAEREFNALFIGLGRGELLPYASFYLTGFLNEKPLAQLRNDMAARGITRAQNVYEPEDNIASLMEMMAGMIVGRFGAPATLEDQKAFWSKHIGPWAAHFYSDLEGAENSVLYASVGTAGRVFMEIEREAFRMTAA, from the coding sequence ATGACCGCAGACAACGCGCAAACATTGGATATCTCGACTGAGGATCGTCTGCGTGCGGATTTCTATAATTTTCTTGGCCTGCTATTGGCCGGTCCACCCGATCAGTTGCTTCTGGATCAGATGGCCGGGCTAAGCGGTGATGACTCGGATCTAGGTCAGGCCATTCGGGCAATGGCACGGGTGGCCAAGGTGACCAAGCCTGCCGCCGCAGAGCGCGAATTCAACGCACTTTTCATCGGATTGGGCCGAGGCGAACTGCTGCCTTATGCCTCTTTCTACCTGACGGGCTTTCTGAACGAAAAACCCCTGGCGCAGCTGCGCAATGACATGGCCGCGCGAGGCATCACCCGGGCGCAGAATGTTTATGAACCCGAAGACAACATCGCCTCGCTAATGGAAATGATGGCGGGCATGATCGTCGGTCGGTTCGGCGCGCCCGCCACGCTGGAAGATCAAAAGGCGTTCTGGAGCAAACATATCGGGCCCTGGGCCGCGCATTTCTATTCGGATTTGGAAGGTGCCGAGAACTCGGTTCTCTACGCCTCGGTCGGCACGGCTGGTCGGGTGTTCATGGAGATCGAACGTGAAGCCTTTCGAATGACGGCGGCCTAG